Proteins encoded by one window of Nasonia vitripennis strain AsymCx chromosome 5, Nvit_psr_1.1, whole genome shotgun sequence:
- the LOC103315310 gene encoding inhibitor of growth protein 3 isoform X2, whose amino-acid sequence MSVMDDLDELGQSLPQEMRDQFTNLRELDLSVENNVDKAKKLERKLFASAKKMDGKEREAAHEEVMKHFNKAKEDADEKVEIATRTQNMILNVIKQLDAQIEKKKADLDREIPGSSERIERLSLETDGHPTSRSGKVHKYALNPTKANDKQTKKNSKSKHLTRKEKKRLDSNASSTSVEKNMVYPTSSSSIQEPRPDSASSGALVAQQQTSSLPVPTSASSMAGSANSVVPVNLGHIGPGGNAIAAAASQAIAATQQMQQGRRTASLKASYEAINTGGGVHAAEFSRELAGAAQTAIAAIQESSKKNKKKVSSVNGASTNAIPASPQQLQVQQQSPHQQQTAAAASAAPVASALSDQTGALPESRPASANSGPLVVQQQSSSVGSTSAAAAAAHAAAAAAAAAPSSGGLTNSVGPVSYNLGHIGAGGNAIAAAASQAIAATQHMQQGRRTASLKASYEAINTGGVHAAEFSRELAGAAQTAIAAIQESSKKNKKKVTSTNVTSTNVIPSSMQQQAVHQQQQAQQQTVHQQQSHQQQVHQQQAAVASATVAVASVSGHQVSATNSSATAATTSAAQANTVADPDNPDWTYDPNEPRYCICNQVSYGDMVACDNSDCPFEWFHYPCVNITAPPKGKWYCPQCTSSMKRRGGRKN is encoded by the exons ATGTCTGTCATGGATGATTTAGACGAGT TGGGTCAGTCACTTCCTCAAGAAATGAGGGACCAATTTACAAATTTGAGAGAACTGGACTTAAGTGTGGAAa ATAATGTGGATAAGGCAAAAAAACTGGAGAGAAAACTGTTTGCCTCGGCTAAGAAAATGGATGGAAAGGAACGAGAAGCAGCCCATGAGGAAGTCATGAAACACTTCAATAAAGCCAAAGAGGATGCTGATGAAAAGGTGGAAATTGCAACTCGAACGCAAAACATGATACTGAATGTTATAAAGCAATTAGACGCCCAGATAGAGAAGAAGAAAGCTGATTTGGATAGAGAAATTCCAGGGAGTTCTGAGAGAATAGAAAGACTATCATTAGAAACAGATGGACATCCGACAAGCAGAAGCGGGAAGGTGCATAAATACGCTTTGAACCCGACGAAAGCTAATGACAAGCAGA CAAAAAAGAATTCAAAGTCAAAGCATCTTACACGCAAGGAGAAGAAACGTCTAGATTCAAATGCATCTTCTACCTCAGTAGAAAAAAACATGGTTTATCCTACTTCCAGCAGCAGTATTCAAGAGCCTCGACCAGATTCAGCTAGTTCTGGTGCCCTCGTGGCCCAGCAGCAGACGTCTTCATTGCCAGTTCCAACGTCTGCATCTAGTATGGCTGGATCGGCCAATTCTGTTGTACCTGTTAACCTGGGGCACATTGGACCAGGTGGTAATGCCATTGCTGCTGCGGCGTCACAAGCCATTGCGGCAACGCAGCAAATGCAACAAGGCCGCAGGACAGCCAGTCTGAAGGCTAGTTACGAGGCTATCAATACTGGAGGTGGAGTGCATGCTGCAGAGTTCAGCCGGGAACTCGCTGGTGCAGCTCAGACTGCCATTGCTGCAATTCAGGAATCatcgaagaaaaataaaaa AAAAGTTTCATCGGTCAATGGGGCAAGTACCAATGCAATACCAGCTTCCCCACAGCAACTGCAAGTTCAGCAGCAAAGCCCACATCAACAgcaaacagcagcagctgcttCCGCTGCACCCGTAGCTTCAGCACTCAGTGATCAGACGGGTGC TCTTCCAGAGTCTCGACCAGCCTCAGCTAATTCTGGTCCTCTCGTGGTTCAACAACAGTCGTCGTCTGTGGGTTCCACATCAGCAGCGGCGGCCGCGGCACACGCCGCGGCTgcagctgctgccgctgcaccTAGCTCAGGCGGACTAACCAATTCCGTCGGACCGGTCAGCTATAACCtagggcacatcggagctgGAGGCAATGCCATCGCGGCGGCAGCGTCACAAGCCATTGCGGCGACGCAGCACATGCAGCAAGGTCGAAGAACAGCCAGTCTGAAGGCTAGTTACGAGGCTATCAATACCGGGGGAGTGCATGCTGCGGAGTTTAGCCGGGAGCTGGCCGGTGCTGCTCAGACTGCTATTGCTGCCATTCAAGAGTCCtcgaaaaagaacaaaaa AAAAGTCACATCGACGAACGTAACGAGTACCAACGTTATACCGTCCTCGATGCAGCAGCAAGCTGTCCACCAGCAGCAACAAGCTCAGCAGCAAACAGTTCATCAGCAGCAGTCACATCAGCAGCAAGTGCACCAACAGCAAGCAGCGGTAGCATCCGCCACCGTCGCAGTAGCTTCAGTATCGGGTCATCAAGTTAGCGCAACAAATAGTTCCGCGACTGCTGCTACGACATCAGCTGCTCAGGCAAATACAGTTGCTGATCCAGACAATCCTGACTGGACCTATGATCCCAACGAGCCGAGATACTGTATATGTAACCAGGTTTCTTACGGGGACATGGTTGCATGCGACAATTCCGAC tgTCCCTTCGAGTGGTTCCATTATCCATGCGTCAACATAACGGCTCCACCGAAGGGCAAGTGGTACTGCCCCCAGTGCACCTCTTCTATGAAACGACGAGGTGGTCGAAAGAATTAg
- the LOC103315310 gene encoding inhibitor of growth protein 3 isoform X1: protein MSVMDDLDELGQSLPQEMRDQFTNLRELDLSVENNVDKAKKLERKLFASAKKMDGKEREAAHEEVMKHFNKAKEDADEKVEIATRTQNMILNVIKQLDAQIEKKKADLDREIPGSSERIERLSLETDGHPTSRSGKVHKYALNPTKANDKQTAKKNSKSKHLTRKEKKRLDSNASSTSVEKNMVYPTSSSSIQEPRPDSASSGALVAQQQTSSLPVPTSASSMAGSANSVVPVNLGHIGPGGNAIAAAASQAIAATQQMQQGRRTASLKASYEAINTGGGVHAAEFSRELAGAAQTAIAAIQESSKKNKKKVSSVNGASTNAIPASPQQLQVQQQSPHQQQTAAAASAAPVASALSDQTGALPESRPASANSGPLVVQQQSSSVGSTSAAAAAAHAAAAAAAAAPSSGGLTNSVGPVSYNLGHIGAGGNAIAAAASQAIAATQHMQQGRRTASLKASYEAINTGGVHAAEFSRELAGAAQTAIAAIQESSKKNKKKVTSTNVTSTNVIPSSMQQQAVHQQQQAQQQTVHQQQSHQQQVHQQQAAVASATVAVASVSGHQVSATNSSATAATTSAAQANTVADPDNPDWTYDPNEPRYCICNQVSYGDMVACDNSDCPFEWFHYPCVNITAPPKGKWYCPQCTSSMKRRGGRKN, encoded by the exons ATGTCTGTCATGGATGATTTAGACGAGT TGGGTCAGTCACTTCCTCAAGAAATGAGGGACCAATTTACAAATTTGAGAGAACTGGACTTAAGTGTGGAAa ATAATGTGGATAAGGCAAAAAAACTGGAGAGAAAACTGTTTGCCTCGGCTAAGAAAATGGATGGAAAGGAACGAGAAGCAGCCCATGAGGAAGTCATGAAACACTTCAATAAAGCCAAAGAGGATGCTGATGAAAAGGTGGAAATTGCAACTCGAACGCAAAACATGATACTGAATGTTATAAAGCAATTAGACGCCCAGATAGAGAAGAAGAAAGCTGATTTGGATAGAGAAATTCCAGGGAGTTCTGAGAGAATAGAAAGACTATCATTAGAAACAGATGGACATCCGACAAGCAGAAGCGGGAAGGTGCATAAATACGCTTTGAACCCGACGAAAGCTAATGACAAGCAGA CAGCAAAAAAGAATTCAAAGTCAAAGCATCTTACACGCAAGGAGAAGAAACGTCTAGATTCAAATGCATCTTCTACCTCAGTAGAAAAAAACATGGTTTATCCTACTTCCAGCAGCAGTATTCAAGAGCCTCGACCAGATTCAGCTAGTTCTGGTGCCCTCGTGGCCCAGCAGCAGACGTCTTCATTGCCAGTTCCAACGTCTGCATCTAGTATGGCTGGATCGGCCAATTCTGTTGTACCTGTTAACCTGGGGCACATTGGACCAGGTGGTAATGCCATTGCTGCTGCGGCGTCACAAGCCATTGCGGCAACGCAGCAAATGCAACAAGGCCGCAGGACAGCCAGTCTGAAGGCTAGTTACGAGGCTATCAATACTGGAGGTGGAGTGCATGCTGCAGAGTTCAGCCGGGAACTCGCTGGTGCAGCTCAGACTGCCATTGCTGCAATTCAGGAATCatcgaagaaaaataaaaa AAAAGTTTCATCGGTCAATGGGGCAAGTACCAATGCAATACCAGCTTCCCCACAGCAACTGCAAGTTCAGCAGCAAAGCCCACATCAACAgcaaacagcagcagctgcttCCGCTGCACCCGTAGCTTCAGCACTCAGTGATCAGACGGGTGC TCTTCCAGAGTCTCGACCAGCCTCAGCTAATTCTGGTCCTCTCGTGGTTCAACAACAGTCGTCGTCTGTGGGTTCCACATCAGCAGCGGCGGCCGCGGCACACGCCGCGGCTgcagctgctgccgctgcaccTAGCTCAGGCGGACTAACCAATTCCGTCGGACCGGTCAGCTATAACCtagggcacatcggagctgGAGGCAATGCCATCGCGGCGGCAGCGTCACAAGCCATTGCGGCGACGCAGCACATGCAGCAAGGTCGAAGAACAGCCAGTCTGAAGGCTAGTTACGAGGCTATCAATACCGGGGGAGTGCATGCTGCGGAGTTTAGCCGGGAGCTGGCCGGTGCTGCTCAGACTGCTATTGCTGCCATTCAAGAGTCCtcgaaaaagaacaaaaa AAAAGTCACATCGACGAACGTAACGAGTACCAACGTTATACCGTCCTCGATGCAGCAGCAAGCTGTCCACCAGCAGCAACAAGCTCAGCAGCAAACAGTTCATCAGCAGCAGTCACATCAGCAGCAAGTGCACCAACAGCAAGCAGCGGTAGCATCCGCCACCGTCGCAGTAGCTTCAGTATCGGGTCATCAAGTTAGCGCAACAAATAGTTCCGCGACTGCTGCTACGACATCAGCTGCTCAGGCAAATACAGTTGCTGATCCAGACAATCCTGACTGGACCTATGATCCCAACGAGCCGAGATACTGTATATGTAACCAGGTTTCTTACGGGGACATGGTTGCATGCGACAATTCCGAC tgTCCCTTCGAGTGGTTCCATTATCCATGCGTCAACATAACGGCTCCACCGAAGGGCAAGTGGTACTGCCCCCAGTGCACCTCTTCTATGAAACGACGAGGTGGTCGAAAGAATTAg
- the LOC103315310 gene encoding inhibitor of growth protein 3 isoform X3 — MSVMDDLDELGQSLPQEMRDQFTNLRELDLSVENNVDKAKKLERKLFASAKKMDGKEREAAHEEVMKHFNKAKEDADEKVEIATRTQNMILNVIKQLDAQIEKKKADLDREIPGSSERIERLSLETDGHPTSRSGKVHKYALNPTKANDKQTKKNSKSKHLTRKEKKRLDSNASSTSVEKNMVYPTSSSSIQEPRPDSASSGALVAQQQTSSLPVPTSASSMAGSANSVVPVNLGHIGPGGNAIAAAASQAIAATQQMQQGRRTASLKASYEAINTGGGVHAAEFSRELAGAAQTAIAAIQESSKKNKKKVSSVNGASTNAIPASPQQLQVQQQSPHQQQTAAAASAAPVASALSDQTGASFNSANAATSTIAQTNAGAEVETHEWIYDPNEPRYCICNQVSYGEMVACDNLECPVEWFHYPCVNITAPPKGKWYCPQCNAAMKRRGGRKN, encoded by the exons ATGTCTGTCATGGATGATTTAGACGAGT TGGGTCAGTCACTTCCTCAAGAAATGAGGGACCAATTTACAAATTTGAGAGAACTGGACTTAAGTGTGGAAa ATAATGTGGATAAGGCAAAAAAACTGGAGAGAAAACTGTTTGCCTCGGCTAAGAAAATGGATGGAAAGGAACGAGAAGCAGCCCATGAGGAAGTCATGAAACACTTCAATAAAGCCAAAGAGGATGCTGATGAAAAGGTGGAAATTGCAACTCGAACGCAAAACATGATACTGAATGTTATAAAGCAATTAGACGCCCAGATAGAGAAGAAGAAAGCTGATTTGGATAGAGAAATTCCAGGGAGTTCTGAGAGAATAGAAAGACTATCATTAGAAACAGATGGACATCCGACAAGCAGAAGCGGGAAGGTGCATAAATACGCTTTGAACCCGACGAAAGCTAATGACAAGCAGA CAAAAAAGAATTCAAAGTCAAAGCATCTTACACGCAAGGAGAAGAAACGTCTAGATTCAAATGCATCTTCTACCTCAGTAGAAAAAAACATGGTTTATCCTACTTCCAGCAGCAGTATTCAAGAGCCTCGACCAGATTCAGCTAGTTCTGGTGCCCTCGTGGCCCAGCAGCAGACGTCTTCATTGCCAGTTCCAACGTCTGCATCTAGTATGGCTGGATCGGCCAATTCTGTTGTACCTGTTAACCTGGGGCACATTGGACCAGGTGGTAATGCCATTGCTGCTGCGGCGTCACAAGCCATTGCGGCAACGCAGCAAATGCAACAAGGCCGCAGGACAGCCAGTCTGAAGGCTAGTTACGAGGCTATCAATACTGGAGGTGGAGTGCATGCTGCAGAGTTCAGCCGGGAACTCGCTGGTGCAGCTCAGACTGCCATTGCTGCAATTCAGGAATCatcgaagaaaaataaaaa AAAAGTTTCATCGGTCAATGGGGCAAGTACCAATGCAATACCAGCTTCCCCACAGCAACTGCAAGTTCAGCAGCAAAGCCCACATCAACAgcaaacagcagcagctgcttCCGCTGCACCCGTAGCTTCAGCACTCAGTGATCAGACGGGTGCGTCATTCAATTCCGCTAACGCTGCTACATCAACCATTGCTCAGACAAACGCGGGTGCTGAAGTTGAGACTCATGAGTGGATTTATGATCCAAACGAACCAAGATACTGTATTTGCAACCAAGTTTCTTATGGAGAGATGGTTGCCTGCGACAATTTGGAA TGTCCTGTCGAGTGGTTCCATTACCCGTGTGTTAACATAACGGCTCCACCAAAGGGCAAATGGTACTGCCCTCAATGCAACGCTGCCATGAAACGTCGAGGTGGTCGCAAGAATTAA